A genomic stretch from Mya arenaria isolate MELC-2E11 chromosome 10, ASM2691426v1 includes:
- the LOC128205849 gene encoding uncharacterized protein LOC128205849 isoform X2 has protein sequence MKFPYTQIDEEVGEAPSPPQSPRVEVERPRGRQPPADTRYDIRPPDDDDDDVDVIQDIGSVQQGPTGHGSSQISPPQSLLYHWPYCLGILEIMFGFLAAGFGALNVFLVPMLVSGNGSWSLGINNNYGACLWSGIVLILSGSLSVRISETKSRKNIIQFYVVSCVGCLLNTAFLQLMLICSLILDPSSLATYKEEHKYGAIEYVAELSSILGFIPLVVVTFSYFRPVCCGNVRLGHSLGVCWLPCCFSPNEKDTGDKLKD, from the exons ATGAAGTTCCCATACACACAGATAGACGAGGAAGTGGGTGAGGCCCCGTCTCCACCTCAAAGCCCCAGGGTTGAGGTTGAACGCCCCCGGGGTAGACAACCACCAGCAG ATACGAGATACGATATTCGACCacctgatgatgatgatgacgatgtcGATGTAATACAAGATATTGGCAGCGTGCAACAAGGACCTACAGGTCATGGATCGAGCCAGATCAGCCCCCCACAGTCGTTACTTTACCATTGGCCATACTGTCTCGGCATTTTGGAGATTATGTTTGGTTTCCTGGCAGCTGGATTCG GAGCATTGAACGTGTTCTTGGTGCCAATGCTTGTCTCAGGAAATGGATCGTGGTCCCTTGGCATAAATAACAATTACGGGGCGTGTCTTTGGTCTGGAATTGTG cTTATACTGAGTGGAAGTTTAAGTGTAAGGATCTCAGAAACGAAGAGTCGAAAAAAT ATTATCCAGTTTTACGTGGTCTCGTGTGTTGGGTGCCTTTTGAATACTGCTTTTCTTCAACTGATGCTCATATGCAGTCTAATCTTAGACCCATCTTCTTTAGCAACATACAAAGAG GAGCACAAGTATGGGGCTATCGAATATGTAGCTGAATTGAGTTCAATTCTTGGGTTCATACCACTGGTAGTGGTTACATTCAGCTATTTTAGACCAGTGTGTTGTGGGAATGTCCGGCTT